The following are from one region of the Falco biarmicus isolate bFalBia1 chromosome 1, bFalBia1.pri, whole genome shotgun sequence genome:
- the HERC3 gene encoding probable E3 ubiquitin-protein ligase HERC3 isoform X2 has protein sequence MNEKKAPVKSLGESLKNWTTALDRESPCHVKLLRSQKVVYISCGEEHTAVLTKSGGVFTFGAGSCGQLGHDSMNDEVNPRRVLELMGSEVSQIACGRHHTLAFVPSSGMIYAFGCGTRGQLGTGHTCNVKCPSPVKGHWAAHNGQLSGKPDACKYHIVKHIFSGGDQTFVLCSEYENSLPADDFRTINETRYTCLINDETIDVWRQKLLEKNSSNSVNNVVQILSSAACWNGSFLEKKIDEHFKTSPKIPGIDLNSTRVLFEKLMNSQHSILLDQILKSFESFLIPQLSSSPPDVEAMRIYLILPEFPPFQDSKYYITLTLPLAMAILRLDTNPSKVLDNWWSQVCPRYFLRLVDLYKGAVVYLLSGRKTLLIPVLFSSYITAALRLLEKLHKVNQKVKHIEYDKFYIPEISSLVDIQEDYLMWFLHQAGMKVRPSIMQDAVTLCSYPFIFDAQAKTKMLQTDAELQMQVAINGANLQNVFMLLTLEPLLARSPFLVLHVRRSNLVGDALRELSIHSDIDLKKPLKVIFDGEEAVDAGGVTKEFFLLLLKELLNPIYGMFTYYPESNLLWFSDTCFVEHNWFHLIGIICGLAIYNFTVVDLHFPLALYKKLLNVKPCLEDLKELSPTEGRSLQQLLDYPGEDVEETFCLNFTICRESYGVTEQKNLIEDGDKILVQKDNREEFVEAYVNYIFNLSIHEWYTAFSTGFLKVCGGKVLELFQPTELRAMIVGNSNYNWEELEESAVYKGDYTATHPTVRMFWETFHAFPLEKKKKFLLFLTGSDRIPIYGMSSLRIVIQSTASGEQYLPVAHTCYNLLDLPKYSSKEILCARLVQAIDHYEGFSLA, from the exons AAAAAAGCACCTGTCAAATCCTTGGGTGAGAGTCTTAAAAACTGGACAACTGCTCTAG ACCGAGAATCCCCTTGCCATGTGAAGCTGTTGCGGTCTCAGAAGGTTGTTTACATCAGCTGTGGAGAGGAACACACAGCAGTTCTGACAAAG AGTGGAGGGGTGTTCACGTTCGGTGCAGGTTCCTGTGGGCAACTGGGACATGACTCCATGAATGATGAAGTGAACCCCCGAAGAGTTCTTGAGCTAATGGGCAGTGAAGTATCCCAAATCGCTTGTGGCAG ACATCACACTTTAGCCTTTGTGCCTTCCTCAGGAATGATCTATGCATTTGGCTGTGGAACAAGAGGCCAGCTGGGAACAGGGCACACTTGCAATGTTAAGTGTCCCTCTCCTGTCAAGGGTCACTGGGCAGCCCACAATGGGCAACTCTCAGGGAAACCTG ATGCCTGTAAATACCACATTGTTAAACATATCTTCTCTGGAGGAGACCAAACATTTGTGCTTTGCTCGGAATATGAG AATTCCTTGCCTGCTGATGATTTCCGGACCATAAATGAAACACGTTACACCTGTTTAATAAATGATGAAACTATAGATGTCTGGAGGCAAAAGCTTTTAGAAAAGAACAGTTCTAATTCTGTCAA TAATGTTGTTCAGATACTGtcctcagctgcctgctggaatGGAAGCTTCTTGGAGAAGAA aattgacgaacattttaaaaccagtcCGAAGATCCCAGGGATTGATCTGAACTCCACCAGAGTGCTGTTTGAGAAGCTGATGAACTCCCAGCACTCCATTCTACTAGACCAG ATACTGAAGAGCTTTGAAAGTTTTTTGATTCCTCAGCTGTCCAGCTCACCACCAGATGTCGAGGCAATGAGAATCTATCTGATTCTTCCCGAATTCCCACCCTTCCAAGACTCCAAGTATTATATCACGTTAACGCTTCCTCTAGCAATGGCTATCCTGCGCCTAGACACCAACCCCAGCAAAGTTCTCG atAACTGGTGGTCTCAAGTGTGCCCAAGATACTTCCTCAGGCTAGTGGACCTCTATAAAGGTGCGGTGGTTTATCTCCTCAGTGGAAGAAAGACGCTGTTGATCCCGGTCCTGTTCAGTAGTTACATTACAGCTGCTCTCAGACTGCTGGAGAAACTCCACAAG GTAAATCAGAAGGTTAAACACATAGAATATGATAAGTTTTATATCCCTGAGATTTCCAGCTTGGTGGACATTCAGGAGGATTATCTCATGTGGTTCTTACATCAGGCTGGAATG aaaGTAAGACCATCTATCATGCAG GATGCTGTGACACTCTGTTCTTATCCTTTCATCTTTGATGCTCAGGCTAAGACCAAGATGTTACAGAcagatgcagagctgcagatgCAG GTTGCAATAAATGGTGCAAATTTGCAGAATGTCTTCATGCTTCTCACCCTGGAGCCTCTGCTGGCCAGAAGCCCTTTCCTGGTACTTCACGTTCGCAGGAGTAACTTAGTCGGTGATGCTTTAAGGGAGTTGAGCATCCATTCAGACATTGATTTGAAAAAGCCTCTTAAA GTCATCTTTGATGGTGAGGAAGCTGTTGACGCTGGAGGAGTGACAAAGGaatttttcctcctgttgttGAAAGAGCTCCTCAACCCCATCTATGGCATGTTCACTTACTACCCAGAGTCAAACCTGCTGTGGTTTTCAGACACG tgttttgtaGAACACAACTGGTTTCATTTGATTGGCATCATATGCGGTCTTGCAATATACAACTTCACAGTGGTAGACCTTCACTTTCCCTTGGCTCTGTACAAAAAACTCTTGAATGTGAAGCCCTGCCTAGAGGATTTGAAGGAGCTATCCCCTACAGAAGGAAG GAGTCTTCAGCAACTTTTGGATTACCCTGGGGAAGATGTAGAAGAGACATTCTGCTTGAATTTTACA ATCTGCAGGGAAAGCTACGGTGTGACGGAGCAGAAGAACCTGATCGAAGATGGAGATAAAATCCTGGTGCAGAAGGACAATAG GGAAGAGTTTGTTGAAGCCTACGTAAATTACATCTTCAACCTTTCCATCCATGAGTGGTACACGGCCTTTTCCACTGGCTTCCTGAAAGTGTGTGGTGGGAAAGTCCTGGAACTCTTCCAGCCCACAGAGCTCAGGGCCATGATAGTTGGAAACAGTAACTACAACTGGGAGGAACTGGAGGAG AGCGCTGTCTATAAGGGAGACTACACTGCAACACATCCAACTGTGAGAATGTTTTGGGAAACCTTTCATGCATTTCCcttggaaaagaagaagaaatttctCT TGTTTCTGACGGGCAGTGACCGCATTCCCATCTACGGCATGTCCAGCCTGCGCATCGTCATCCAGTCCACGGCCAGCGGTGAGCAGTACCTGCCGGTGGCGCACACCTGCTACAACCTCCTGGACCTGCCCAAGTACAGCAGCAAGGAAATCCTCTGCGCCCGGCTGGTGCAAGCCATCGATCACTATGAGGGCTTCAGCTTAGCTTGA